The proteins below are encoded in one region of Desulfonatronovibrio magnus:
- a CDS encoding ORF6N domain-containing protein, whose protein sequence is MSDIIPIENITDMIHHIRGQKVMLDRDLAELYGVETRMLKQAVRRNIDRFPDDFMFELSKQELDNWRSQFVISNVDKMGLRHPPMAFTEQGVAMLSSVLRSKRAIQINIQIMRAFTRIKQIILDNADLRREIEELREETDGKFRIVFQTLEQLLAEEAQPKKKIGFTAKEKLSQFGEGGK, encoded by the coding sequence ATGAGCGATATTATACCAATAGAGAACATCACCGACATGATCCATCATATCCGTGGACAAAAGGTTATGCTGGATCGTGATCTGGCTGAGCTCTACGGTGTTGAAACCAGAATGCTGAAGCAGGCAGTTCGCAGGAATATTGACCGTTTTCCGGACGATTTCATGTTTGAATTGTCAAAACAGGAGCTTGATAATTGGAGATCACAATTTGTGATATCCAATGTGGATAAGATGGGGTTACGGCACCCACCAATGGCTTTCACTGAACAGGGCGTAGCCATGCTCTCAAGCGTTCTTCGCAGTAAGAGAGCAATACAAATCAACATCCAGATCATGCGAGCGTTCACTCGGATCAAGCAGATTATCCTGGACAACGCCGATCTGCGCAGGGAAATTGAGGAGTTGCGTGAGGAAACCGACGGGAAGTTCCGGATCGTTTTTCAGACCCTGGAGCAGCTTCTGGCCGAAGAAGCCCAGCCGAAAAAGAAGATTGGTTTCACGGCTAAGGAAAAGTTATCCCAATTTGGAGAGGGTGGAAAATAA